Proteins encoded in a region of the Panicum hallii strain FIL2 chromosome 3, PHallii_v3.1, whole genome shotgun sequence genome:
- the LOC112885839 gene encoding kinesin-like protein KIN-14Q isoform X4: MAAVASVVEEVLRRGVGSVGDDDVAARRAEEAAIRRHDAASWLRKTVGVVCAKDLPEEPSEEEFQLGLRNGIVLCNALNKVQPGAIPKVVGVLSESTAPADGPALCAYQYFENLRNFVVAVQNFGLPTFEVSDLEKGGKSVRVVDCILALKSFNESKKTGRQASCKYGGILKPLIPGNYFILKNSDAFMNKNTRNHSAEAIQNGFSGEQNASTDCFPESNELSTSNSLSTLVRAVLLDKKPEEIPLIVESLLGKVIQEYEHRFANQNLLECTGNLKGTVPLYGPDMLLESDYTSTSGQVKMDEEKQNILHAKEEIGFVVNGSKTAQQFQPEEEINFDLQHKQIRELRGTVSSIKSSMEQLKLQYSEEFSNLGKHLYTISNSASRYHKVLEENRKLYNQIQDLKGNIRVYCRVRPFLPGQISSSSSVAGMEERTITISAPTKYAKDGTKSFTFNKVFGPAATQDEVFSDMQPLIRSVLDGFNVCIFAYGQTGSGKTYTMSGPKVLTEESLGVNYRALNDLFSLQAQRKGTINYDISVQMIEIYNEQVRDLLDDSGNRRLEIKNTSQKGLAVPDASIVPVTSTADVVELMNQGQKNRAVGSTAINDRSSRSHSCLTVHVQGRDLTSGTILRGCMHLVDLAGSERVDKSEVVGDRLKEAQYINKSLSALGDVIASLAQKNSHVPYRNSKLTQLLQDSLGGQAKTLMFVHISPEPDAVGETISTLKFAERVASVELGAAKANKESSEVRELKEQIACLKAALAKKEGEPENILSTQSSPGIYRIRKGNATPIFPKDRQPMEEVGNLEVRNIFTPMQRRSKLNFSGILTENNSSNSVEKCTDLQKEMGLGDWVDKMTIGDDHFENSNSIVQLEPDTAQLPTSFYQRYSPVQQNCRAESLRSEGLYGFDSATSCSNQEMAMSTMGLKASGIANRGVSSIKKPEVTPMRSTNPASKSPLQQKKFQTPTRNRNQLTLSSIGGRRTPNSKINIAKGSINVKTDSGPR, encoded by the exons atggcggcggtggcgtcgGTTGTGGAGGAGGTGCTGCGGCGGGGTGTAGGGAGCGTGGGGGACGACGACGTGGCCGCGCGCAGGGCGGAGGAGGCCG CAATAAGAAGGCATGATGCAGCCAGTTGGTTGCGAAAAACGGTTGGGGTAGTGTGCGCAAAGGACCTGCCAGAGGAGCCCTCAGAGGAGGAATTCCAGCTTGGACTAAGAAATGGCATTGTCCTCTGCAACGCACTGAATAAGGTCCAGCCAGGCGCCATACCTAAG GTTGTCGGAGTGCTGTCAGAATCAACTGCCCCTGCGGATGGCCCAGCTTTGTGTGCATATCAGTACTTCGAAAATCTGCGAAATTTTGTTGTTGCTGTACAAAATTTTGGCCTCCCAACATTTGAGGTTTCTGATTTGGAGAAG GGTGGAAAAAGTGTACGGGTTGTGGACTGTATTCTTGCTCTGAAGTCATTCAATGAAAGCAAGAAAACAGGGAGACAAGCTTCATGTAAATATGGTGGCATTTTGAAGCCTTTGATTCCCGGAAATTATTTCATACTGAAGAATTCTGATGCCTTCATGAATAAGAATACGAGAAACCACTCAGCAGAAGCAATCCAGAATGGTTTTTCAGGGGAGCAAAATGCATCTACCGATTGTTTTCCAGAATCCAATGAGTTG TCTACTTCAAACTCGCTTAGCACGCTTGTCCGCGCAGTTCTCTTAGATAAGAAACCAGAAGAAATTCCATTG ATTGTTGAGTCATTGCTAGGCAAAGTTATTCAGGAATATGAGCATCGCTTTGCAAACCAGAACTTG TTGGAATGCACAGGCAACCTGAAAGGAACTGTGCCACTTTATGGACCTGACATGCTATTGGAATCAGACTATACTTCCACCAGTGGTCAAGTGAAG ATGGATGAAGAGAAGCAAAATATCTTGCATGCAAAGGAGGAGATCGGTTTTGTAGTAAATGGTAGTAAAACAGCTCAACAGTTCCAACCAGAGGAAGAAATAAATTTTGATCTACAGCACAAACAGATCAGG GAGTTGAGAGGTACTGTTTCTTCTATCAAGTCCAGTATGGAACAATTGAAATTGCAGTACTCTGAGGAGTTCAGTAATCTTG GGAAGCATTTGTACACTATATCCAATTCTGCTTCTCGATACCACAAAGTTCTTGAGGAAAACCGCAAATTATACAACCAGATACAGGATCTTAAAG GAAATATTAGAGTTTATTGTCGCGTGAGGCCTTTCCTACCTGGGCAAATAAGTTCCTCAAGCAGTGTTGCTGGAATGGAAGAAAGAACCATCACAATAAGCGCTCCTACAAAATATGCAAAAGATGGAACCAAATCTTTCACTTTCAACAAGGTCTTTGGCCCGGCAGCCACTCAAG ATGAGGTCTTTTCGGATATGCAACCATTGATACGTTCAGTTCTTGATGGTTTCAATGTCTGCATATTTGCATACGGCCAAACAGGATCAGGGAAGACATATACAATG AGTGGACCTAAAGTTCTAACGGAGGAAAGCTTAGGTGTTAACTATAGAGCACTAAATGACTTATTTAGTCTTCAAGCACAGAGAAAGGGGACAATCAATTATGATATCTCTGTACAGATGATTGAGATATACAACGAGCAAGTGAGAGATCTCCTTGACGATAGTGGAAATAGAAG ATTAGAAATTAAAAACACTTCACAGAAAGGGCTTGCGGTTCCTGATGCGAGCATAGTTCCTGTCACATCTACGGCTGATGTTGTTGAATTGATGAATCAAGGCCAAAAGAATCGTGCAGTGGGTTCAACAGCCATAAACGACCGAAGTAGCCGCTCCCACAG TTGCTTGACTGTTCATGTTCAAGGAAGAGATTTGACATCCGGGACAATCTTAAGAGGTTGCATGCATCTGGTGGATCTAGCAGGCAGTGAAAGGGTTGATAAGTCTGAGGTTGTCGGAGATAGACTGAAGGAGGCTCAGTACATAAACAAGTCACTCTCTGCACTGGGAGATGTGATTGCATCCCTTGCCCAAAAGAACTCACATGTTCCTTACCGTAACAGCAAGCTCACCCAGCTTTTGCAAGATTCACTAG GAGGACAAGCAAAGACGCTTATGTTTGTTCACATAAGCCCTGAACCAGATGCTGTTGGTGAGACGATAAGCACCTTAAAGTTTGCTGAACGAGTTGCCTCTGTTGAGCTTGGTGCAGCAAAAGCAAATAAAGAAAGCAGTGAGGTTAGAGAGCTCAAAGAACAG ATTGCTTGCCTCAAGGCTGCATTGGCTAAGAAGGAAGGAGAGCCAGAAAACATTCTAAGCACACAGTCAAGCCCAGGCATATACAGAATTAGAAAAGGCAATGCAACACCTATATTTCCTAAAGATAGGCAGCCAATGGAAGAAGTTGGGAACCTAGAG GTCCGGAATATTTTCACTCCAATGCAAAGGAGGTCAAAATTGAATTTCTCCGGCATCCTCACCGAAAACAACTCATCTAACTCGGTTGAGAAATGCACTGATCTTCAGAAGGAAATGGGATTAGGGGATTGGGTTGATAAGATGACTATTGGTGACGACCACTTTGAGAACTCTAATTCCATTGTACAGCTGGAGCCCGACACAGCACAGCTTCCAACTTCTTTCTATCAAAGATACAGTCCAGTGCAACAAAATTGTAGAGCTGAATCACTAAGATCAGAGGGCCTATACGGCTTTGATTCTGCTACTAGCTGTTCCAACCAAGAAATGGCAATGTCAACCATGGGCCTAAAAGCTTCTGGTATTGCTAATAGAGGTGTCTCATCTATAAAGAAGCCTGAAGTTACACCAATGAG